A genomic segment from Vidua macroura isolate BioBank_ID:100142 chromosome Z, ASM2450914v1, whole genome shotgun sequence encodes:
- the GDNF gene encoding glial cell line-derived neurotrophic factor isoform X2, protein MKLWDVVAVCVVLLNTVSTLPLPTANMPEDYPDQFDEVVDFIQATIKRLRRSPDKQTPIFSRRERNRQNAATNIENSNRKGKRNQKGKNRGCVLTEIHLNVTDLDLGYETKEELIFRYCSGSCDAAETTYDKILKNLTKKKKLVTDKVRQACCRPTAFDDDLSFLDDNLVYHILKKHSAKRCGCV, encoded by the exons ATGAAGTTATGGGATGTTGTGGCTGTCTGCGTGGTGCTGCTCAACACGGTCTCCACCTTGCCCCTGCCCACCG CTAATATGCCAGAGGATTATCCAGATCAGTTTGATGAGGTAGTGGACTTTATTCAAGCCACTATTAAAAGACTGAGGAGGTCACCAGATAAACAGACTCCGATTTTTTCTAGGCGGGAGAGAAACCGTCAAAATGCAGCCACAAACATAGAGAATTccaacagaaaaggaaagaggaatcAAAAGGGCAAAAATCGAGGATGTGTCttaacagaaatacatttaaatgtgACCGACTTGGATTTGGGATATGAAACCAAAGAAGAGCTAATTTTCCGGTATTGCAGTGGATCTTGTGATGCAGCTGAGACCACCTAtgacaagattttaaaaaacttaaccaaaaagaaaaaactggtCACTGACAAAGTGAGGCAAGCCTGTTGCAGACCCACAGCCTTTGATGATGACCTGTCCTTTTTGGATGATAACCTGGTTTACCACATACTAAAAAAACATTCCGCAAAAAGGTGTGGATGCGTCTGA
- the GDNF gene encoding glial cell line-derived neurotrophic factor isoform X1 has translation MKLWDVVAVCVVLLNTVSTLPLPTGKTPPKGSPSVVEGPEDDLSPISLLPPYAVHSDSNMPEDYPDQFDEVVDFIQATIKRLRRSPDKQTPIFSRRERNRQNAATNIENSNRKGKRNQKGKNRGCVLTEIHLNVTDLDLGYETKEELIFRYCSGSCDAAETTYDKILKNLTKKKKLVTDKVRQACCRPTAFDDDLSFLDDNLVYHILKKHSAKRCGCV, from the exons ATGAAGTTATGGGATGTTGTGGCTGTCTGCGTGGTGCTGCTCAACACGGTCTCCACCTTGCCCCTGCCCACCGGTAAGACGCCTCCCAAGGGGTCCCCTTCAGTGGTAGAGGGACCTGAAGATGATCTCTCCCCCATCAGCCTGCTGCCTCCCTATGCTGTGCACAGTGACT CTAATATGCCAGAGGATTATCCAGATCAGTTTGATGAGGTAGTGGACTTTATTCAAGCCACTATTAAAAGACTGAGGAGGTCACCAGATAAACAGACTCCGATTTTTTCTAGGCGGGAGAGAAACCGTCAAAATGCAGCCACAAACATAGAGAATTccaacagaaaaggaaagaggaatcAAAAGGGCAAAAATCGAGGATGTGTCttaacagaaatacatttaaatgtgACCGACTTGGATTTGGGATATGAAACCAAAGAAGAGCTAATTTTCCGGTATTGCAGTGGATCTTGTGATGCAGCTGAGACCACCTAtgacaagattttaaaaaacttaaccaaaaagaaaaaactggtCACTGACAAAGTGAGGCAAGCCTGTTGCAGACCCACAGCCTTTGATGATGACCTGTCCTTTTTGGATGATAACCTGGTTTACCACATACTAAAAAAACATTCCGCAAAAAGGTGTGGATGCGTCTGA